AAGAAGTCCACGATATTATGCAAGGGATACCATCCGGACAAACAGAGAATTGGAAGGATGGTAACACACATGATTGAGAAGTGGAGAAGAGATTGCTGTTTGAGCGATAAACGGTTATCGTCGTAAATGGGTGCAGTTGCTAGTATGATGGCGACGATTAGCCCTGTAAGAAAGGTAGATTTGTTTACTTGATAAGGTTGCCCCGATAAGTAGAGAAAGAGCGTCAATAAACTCGTTATTCCTCCAGCAATGCTAGCTCGTAGCCACCCTTTTTTATAGGCAGTCATGGTCATCACCTCCATGTATATCTTCACTTTTATTATACTCCAATCTAGGATAGATGACAGGTATAAATGGGGAAATACAAGGTTTTGTTAGTATTAAGAAGTTTTTAGAAATCCTTTCCAAAATAAGACTCAAACTTGCTCAGAAATTGCTATCTCTTGGCTTTTCTAGTATAATGAAATAACTACTCGTGCGAGGTTTTTTACATATGGAAATGAAACAAATAAGCGAGACAACTCTAAAAATCATGATTACCATGGAAGATCTTGAAGAACATGGTATGGAATTGAAGGATTTCTTGATTCCCCAGGAAAAAACAGAGGAATTTTTCTATACTGTCATGGATGAGTTGGACTTGCCTGATAACTTTAAAAATAGTGGGATGCTGAGCTTCCGTGTCACGCCACGCAAGGATCGTGTGGATGTCTTTGTGACTAAATCAGATCTTAAGGAAGACCTTGATTTCAACGATTTGTCAGATATGGATGACTACTCAGGGCTTTCTCCAGAAGAGTTCCTCAAGGCTCTTGAGGGTAACTTTATGGACAAGGGTGACATCGAAGCACACCATAAGCTCGAAGAGCTTGAAAAGACCTTGGAAGAGGTTGATAAGGCTATGACAGAGCCTACCAAGGAAGTGGCTGAAGAAAATATTCGTGAAGACTATACCCACTATGTCTTGGCCTTCTCTGACTTTGATCAAGTGGTGACTTTTACGCAAGGTTTGAAGGATATACCTGTTGAAGGTTCTGAGCTTTATAAGCTGGGGGATGTCTACTACATGACGATTCTTCTTTACTTGGCTGATGAGCCTGATTATTACGCGAACAATATGTATGCGCGTTTTCTTGAATATGCGAATGTGGCAGACCGAACACGTGCCTACCTACAAGAGCATGCAACAATCTTGATGGAAGAGGACGCCTTACCGGTACTACAAGCAACGAAATGGAGCTAAGACATGCCTTGGACCATTAACTATATATTCGTTTTGATTGGGACCTTTTTGATAGCCATCGTGATGACCCCTTT
Above is a window of Streptococcus salivarius DNA encoding:
- the mecA gene encoding adaptor protein MecA; amino-acid sequence: MEMKQISETTLKIMITMEDLEEHGMELKDFLIPQEKTEEFFYTVMDELDLPDNFKNSGMLSFRVTPRKDRVDVFVTKSDLKEDLDFNDLSDMDDYSGLSPEEFLKALEGNFMDKGDIEAHHKLEELEKTLEEVDKAMTEPTKEVAEENIREDYTHYVLAFSDFDQVVTFTQGLKDIPVEGSELYKLGDVYYMTILLYLADEPDYYANNMYARFLEYANVADRTRAYLQEHATILMEEDALPVLQATKWS
- a CDS encoding DUF3021 family protein, encoding MTAYKKGWLRASIAGGITSLLTLFLYLSGQPYQVNKSTFLTGLIVAIILATAPIYDDNRLSLKQQSLLHFSIMCVTILPILCLSGWYPLHNIVDFLKILASFLTCGLVLWLLAYLIFGKLIHK